CTGCGAATCTCTTCTAAGACCGCCTGAATTGCCTTAAACGGACAATCCGCCGGCTGCATAAAGACTCTCCCTAAGAGGTTAACTACTGCTATCTTACTGCCAGCGACCTCCTTAATCAAATAGCCTCTACCGGGAGCGGTTTCTCCATAGTTTAATGGTCTTAAGGTATCGCTATTCGCCAAAACATCTCTTGCCTCTTTCTTTTTAAAAATATGATCACCACTAGTAACCAAATCGATACCTGAGCTAAAAAGATCTTTGGCTGTATCAAGTGTGATACTTGAACCGCCGGCTGAATTTTCACCATTAGCAATAATAAAATCTAAGCTGAGTTCCTTCCTTAAAGAAGGAAGAAAATCATTAAGATAGATCCTGGCTGGCTTTCCAACAATATCACCAATAAACAATATCTTCATTTTTTTATTCCCACTCCTTTAGACTTAAAACCTGGACCTATTTAGCATAATCAACGGCTCTGGTTTCTCTAATTACGGTAATCTTGATATTGCCAGGATAATCCATTTCTTGCTCTAGTTTCTTTTTTACCTCATGAGCCATAATAGCAATTTCATTATCCTTAACTTTATTCGGCTGGACAATTACCCGAATCTCACGTCCAGCCTGAATAGCAAAGCTCTTATCTACCCCTTCAAAAGAATTAGCGATTGTCTCTATCTGCCTGAGTCGTTTAATATAAGTTTCTAAGGTTTCTCGACGGGCTCCCGGTCGGGAAGCTGAAATTGCATCAGCAACAAGGGCGAGAAGAGAATACAAAGATATAAAATCAACATCTTCATGATGAGACTCGGCGGCGTTAATAACAAACTCATGTTCGCCATATTTCTTTAATAGGTCAGCTCCAATTTCAGCATGCGTTCCTTCTACTTGATGATCGATAGCCTTGCCGATATCATGTAATAAACCAGCCCGCTTAGCAATTCGCGAATCAAGTTCGAGCTCAGAAGCTAAAATACCCATAATAATTGCAACTTCTTTTGAATGCTGAAGAGCATTTTGGCCAAAGCTAGTACGATATTTTAGCTTACCAAGAAGTTTTATCAATTCCGGATGCAAGTTGTGAATTCCAACATCAAAGGCTGCGGTTTTTCCTTCTTCCATCAGGCGTTTATCAAACTCCTGTTTAGTCTTCTCAACAACTTCTTCGATCCGGGCCGGATGGATTCTTCCATCCTGAACTAATTTTTCTAAAGCTGTTCGGGCGATTTCCCGACGAATAGGATCAAACCCAGAAACACTAACTGCCTCAGGAGTATCGTCAATGATTAAATCTACTCCCGTGGCCATCTCAAACATCCGAATATTGCGCCCTTCTCTTCCGATTATTCTTCCCTTAATCTCATCGTTAGGTAATGAGACTACACTCACTGTAGTCTCAGTTGTATGCTCGACGGCGCAACGTTGGATAGCCTGAGAGATAATTTCTTTGGCTTTCTGATCTGACTCCTCCTTAACAGCCTCTTCCATTTCACGAATCATTTTTGCTTTTTCGCCACGCAACTCTTCTTCATAGCGCCTCAACAAAAGCTCGCGGGCTTCCTGGGGAGTTAAAGAAGATATACTTTTAAGCTTCTCTTTTTCCTCCTCGATTAATTGATTCAAAGCTTGATTTTTTTTATCTGCTTCATAAGCCGCTTGTTTTAAATTTTCCTCTTGCTTAGTTAACTCATTAGATTTACTCTCAATAAAATCAAGCCGTTTTTCTAAATTCTCCTCTCTTTGAAGAAGCCGTTTTTCAAGTTGTACCAGCTCACTCTTCTTGGAAGAATTCTGCTTTTCAAAGTCTATCCTTAACTTATAAAGTAATTCCTTTGCATCAAGATCTGCCTTACGAACAATCTCCTCGGCTCTAAACTTAGCTTCTTTAACTATCTTTTCAGCATCTTCTTTAGATTTATTAACTTTATTCTTTTGAATAACTTCGCCTAACCACCATCCGATAATTGCGCCAGTGACACCACTAATTGCAATGTAAAGTGTAAACATGTTGCCTCCTTTATTTAAACCCGCCGGGCCTAAGTAAACCAGCAGGGATTGGTGCAGATTTATTTCCCTAAATAATACAAGATCTCTTCTAATAAATTATTTTTGAGATCTACACCCAGTTTGTGATTTAAATGATACTACTTTCAGTAACGACGATGTCGACTTTCTGATCTAAAGGAAGATAGGTAGGAAGGTCTTGGGAAATTTGAAAATCAAAGGCAATGCCAACTTTCTTGGTAGATGGGGTTAACCTTTGCAAAAAGCGGTCGTAAAAACCGGCTCCGCGGCCTAACCTGTTGCAATTGCAATCAAAGCTAAGACCAGGAACAATAACCATATCTATTTTTTCAATATCAAACTTTTGAGTCTTCTCTGTGTCTGGCTCCCTAACTCCATAAGGGCCAACAACAAACTGATCATTTAAATTTTCCACCTCATAAGCCTGCAATTTTTTTGCCTTTGTATCCATTACCGGAAACAGAAATTTTTTACTTTTAATATCCTTCCTAACCATCTCTAAAATATCTACCTCACCCTTTAAAGGGTAATAGACCATAATGTTTTTTGCTTGTTTGTATTCACCCAAACTTGATAATTTATCTTCAACATCTTTGCTCCTCCTTTTTACCTCTTCTTTCGTAAGAGACAAAAGTTGTCCTAGTAATTTTTGCCGCAATTCTTGTTTTTCTCTGTTTATAACCATTTCCATATTTTACCGTATAAGCTTAACTGACAGGGTAAAATTATACCACTGGCCCAATCAAAAATCTATGAAAATTTTACCCTTTTTTGACCTCAAACTGAAGCTAAAAAGTCCTTTAAATATATGCAAAATTCGGACTTACTGTCTTTTGCAGATAAACCCACCAGCTGAATCAAAATATTTAAGAACTTTGAACCCTGCCTTTTTAAGTCTTTTTTTGACTGATGCCGGAAAATCAAAACCTTGCCTTACCTTGTAACGCGGTGTGTAATGGAATAATCTTCCTCCCTGGCGCAGAGTTCGAAAAAGCTCCGAGTAGAAATGTCCCGAATAGAGCTCACCGGCTAATTTAAAAGTAGGTGGATCATGAATAATGCAATCAAA
Above is a genomic segment from Candidatus Omnitrophota bacterium containing:
- a CDS encoding TIGR00282 family metallophosphoesterase produces the protein MKILFIGDIVGKPARIYLNDFLPSLRKELSLDFIIANGENSAGGSSITLDTAKDLFSSGIDLVTSGDHIFKKKEARDVLANSDTLRPLNYGETAPGRGYLIKEVAGSKIAVVNLLGRVFMQPADCPFKAIQAVLEEIRSQAKIIVVDMHAEATSEKLAMGYFLAQKVTAVIGTHTHIPTADERIIDDFTAYITDCGMTGSFDSVLGRQKGQIVERFVTNLPIRFDLAQDDVRIQGVLFEADPETGKALSIKRVEYKKDVR
- the rny gene encoding ribonuclease Y, with the protein product MFTLYIAISGVTGAIIGWWLGEVIQKNKVNKSKEDAEKIVKEAKFRAEEIVRKADLDAKELLYKLRIDFEKQNSSKKSELVQLEKRLLQREENLEKRLDFIESKSNELTKQEENLKQAAYEADKKNQALNQLIEEEKEKLKSISSLTPQEARELLLRRYEEELRGEKAKMIREMEEAVKEESDQKAKEIISQAIQRCAVEHTTETTVSVVSLPNDEIKGRIIGREGRNIRMFEMATGVDLIIDDTPEAVSVSGFDPIRREIARTALEKLVQDGRIHPARIEEVVEKTKQEFDKRLMEEGKTAAFDVGIHNLHPELIKLLGKLKYRTSFGQNALQHSKEVAIIMGILASELELDSRIAKRAGLLHDIGKAIDHQVEGTHAEIGADLLKKYGEHEFVINAAESHHEDVDFISLYSLLALVADAISASRPGARRETLETYIKRLRQIETIANSFEGVDKSFAIQAGREIRVIVQPNKVKDNEIAIMAHEVKKKLEQEMDYPGNIKITVIRETRAVDYAK
- a CDS encoding 5-formyltetrahydrofolate cyclo-ligase gives rise to the protein MVINREKQELRQKLLGQLLSLTKEEVKRRSKDVEDKLSSLGEYKQAKNIMVYYPLKGEVDILEMVRKDIKSKKFLFPVMDTKAKKLQAYEVENLNDQFVVGPYGVREPDTEKTQKFDIEKIDMVIVPGLSFDCNCNRLGRGAGFYDRFLQRLTPSTKKVGIAFDFQISQDLPTYLPLDQKVDIVVTESSII